The Silene latifolia isolate original U9 population chromosome X, ASM4854445v1, whole genome shotgun sequence genome contains the following window.
CCAtaggtcacgggttcgaatcctgACAACCTCAATAACTCCTCAAATAACTCATGAAGTGGAATCTCAGCACACGGTACGTTAGAGCCTGTGctctaaccactcttcaagcccaatgggcatttgagtgggggagcgtaataggaataattataatagttgggcctcaaccatcaccttaaggttttggttgagatggttcatctatcaatgAATTCCTGATATTGTGTCATATGTGGAACAGAATAGCTGAAACTCATGTATTAGCAAACTTTCGTAGCAAGACGACAATGGTGtagctgttttttttttccttgtaGAGGAAAGACTAAAGAGTATATTAGGACTGTATTGTGAATTTGTGATACTCATATGGCAAGAAGCTGTTGGTGCTGGTCATGGCATGGTGTTCTCGAATGCACAAATAGACGACATTTATATTGCTTGGACTGGAGTTGGCCTGAACTACATTGTATCTGAAGGGATCGAAAATGTTAATGTTTCAGGTAGTAAAGCTGAAAGCTTTTGACAAATTTGAGAATACAACAGAGGCTCTATCAGCTGCCACTCTATTGAGTGAGGGCAAGGCTAGCAAGGGACTACGGAAATTTCTGAAAGCGCATTGCTCAGGTGAAACATTAGCCGTTGCTGATTCTAAACTCGGATATGCAATAAAGGAGAAACTGGTTGGTCAACTTTCTACTCATAATATCTCTGTCAGTCCATCCGTATACTGTTTTTTCATTCTGTTATATGACTGGCCTTTGATTTGAGTATTCAATTGTCTGCAGCAAATTGACTGTATTCACAATAATGGCGTCATGGAGCTAATGAGAGGTATACGGTTTCAGTTGACTGAACTTATTTCAGGACTTGGCCCTCAAGATCTAGCTCCGATGAGCTTGGGTTTATCACACAGCTTGTCGAGATACAAGTTGAAGTTCAGTCCCGAAAAGGTCAGATACAATACAACTAGTATTTGTGATTTAAATACGTTTCCAGTTTCCACCTCATGTTCGTTGTGCAGTGACTTTTGCTATATTGTGCAGGTAGATACAATGATCATTCAAGCCATCGGATTGTTGGATGATCTTGACAAAGAGCTTAATACCTATGCAATGAGGGTTCGAGAATGGTATGGCTGGCATTTTCCCGAGCTTTCAAAGATCGTCCAAGATAACATACTTTATGCTAAAGCTGTTAAGTTAATGGGAAATCGTGTTAATGCTGCAATGTTAGACTTCTCAGAGGTATAAATTCCgccatttttgttttctttttaaaATTGAACAATCGTCTTGATTTTTAGCCGTTTCTAACTGTCTGCTTGCAAAGCCCTAAGCTTTCAGGATAGGTTGACAGTCTATGTAATGTGGATCTCATGCGTATGTCTTGATTCATAGGTGTTACCTGAGGAGGTTGAAGCGGAACTCAAAGAGGCTTCAGTGATATCTATGGGAACGGAAGTGAGCGATCTTGACCTAGTCAACATCAAGCAACTTTGCGACCAGGTTTTGTCTCTATCAGAATACAGAGCTCAGTTGTATGACTACCTCAAAACCAGAATGAACACCATTGCACCGAATTTGACTGCTCTTGTTGGTGAGCTTGTGGGTGCTCGACTTATTGCTCATGGCGGAAGTTTGGTAAATCTTGCGAAACAGCCTGGGAGTACAGTACAGATTCTTGGAGCAGAGAAGGCTCTTTTTAGAGCCCTGAAAACAAAACATGCCACACCTAAATACGGGCTTATTTATCACGCTTCCTTGATCGGGCAGACTGCCCCTAAACACAAGGGTAAAGTGGCTCGTACTCTAGCTGCAAAGGCTGCTCTTGCAATTCGCTATGATGCTCTTGGAGATAACCCAGATGGTTCCATGGGTCTTGCAAATCGCGCCAAGGTAACATTCTGCAATTCGCTATGATGCTCTTGGAGATCATGGTTCGGTTTCACCTGTAAAACCATCTCGTTTGACCATTTTTGGATTTGATGTGCAGCTTGAAGCACGTCTGAGAAACCTCGAAGGAAGAGAGTTGGGTAAGTCAGCTGGATCAGCCAAGGGAAAATCGAATATAGAAGTGTATGACAAAGACCGTAAAAAGGGAGCTGGTGCACTTATAACTCCTGCCAAGGTAATTTAAGTGAGTTTGAcatttaagacggttttatagaAGAGAGTCATTGTAGCATATAACCCCCTCCTTCCTCTTATATCTTTGGACACAGACATATAATCCGGCAGCAGATTCTATCTTTAGTAAGAATGACGTGAAAAAGAAACACGCTGATACTGACGTTGAGCCAGAgacgaaaaaagagaaaaagaagaagaaaaaacagGCAGAGAATGAAGAGGAAGAGAAGGAAACAAAAAAGAAGCGAAAGCATGCAGACATTACTGAAACTTCCGAACCCATCAAGGTAAAGAAAGATAAAAAGAAGAAGAAGGGCAGCGAGTAAGGAGACGATACTTGCAACAGACAAATCCGAAAATTTTGGCTATACCTATATCCCAACATTTAAGCATAAAATTTGTCAAATTGTATAATCTGTGCTGGTTGTTGGGGTTATATTACTTTCTCTATACTGCATTTGGTAGCCTTTTTTCAGCAGAAATTCTGGGTTCAACTAATCTTTTTCATAGTTTATCACATTTGAATCATATTCTGTAAATTTGTTCCCAAGAGTAACCTATTTGGCTAGTTTCACCATCAGTTTTGTTCAGTAGCTGGTAATTCTTCgattgggacagagggagtacgttTTTTACTTAGATGCAAGTCATATGCAGTGgcggagccatgattttaaggcaGCGGGGGTGAAAGGGAAATATTATAAGGGGGCctcgaaaaaattcgaaaattttaactaaaaatttcgaaattttcaaacttcaacgggggcgaccgcccctgctagccccccctCGCTCCACCACTGGTCATATGTTTGTCACATCCTGTGAATGCAGGACTTTTTTTGGATGACTCACGACTATTTTTTTTAAGGACTTTTTTTGGATGACTCATTGCAACCACTACCTTTTTCCCAGGTGCAATAGTTTGCAAACCATGTATATCAGAATCAACGACTATTTTTTTTAAGGAGATGGGCTTGAAGTCTAGGAGGCATAGGCTCGGTCTCTAAACGCATGAATTgctaaacatattcatattctAAATGCTAAATCTAATAATAGTCCGATTAAGTGATTCTCATACTTGATAAACAATGTTGTCTTGTAAATCTTAAGATATAATTTATCATTAACGATTAATTATATCCtttaaattaataaacaaatgttaaatgtcattattaataCTTTTGCATGTTTATCATTGCTTATCCATCACCTTGCTTaacaaagaaaagaaaataataaCAAAGCTTAAACAATGTTGTAAAGGATCATTTGACCAAATTAAGCTTCTCAACTTTTAAGGGATAATACAAGTTTTGGTACTACActatctcaatcatttgtttacctttaaatAAAATACTCTTCACAAATAATATAACTGAAAAAATTATTAAGACAAGGTAAATATGTTTAAGCTACTccttctgtcccggtcatttgtagTTTTATTCCATTTtgaggtgtctcagtcaattgttttcCTTTCCATTTTAGGAATGCATTTGACGAACAATTTGGTCATTCAGACTCAATTTGATCCACATGTCATTTTGTTAAATGGTtacttttcttggtctttgtgccaaaatcaaaggacaacaaatgatcgggactaAGGAAGTATTTTGTACGATTAGTGTTACTGTTATTAATATCTTTGATAGGGACACTTTCTAATTAAAGTATACTTTGGAGTATAATTTAAAATTATCCGATATTGATGTTGTCCAGCTACTACACCTCCCTCAACTAAGGACAATTCTAAACATCCAAATCCATGAAGAATGTGTATCAACTAGAAaatattcatgattatgattgTGTTGCGTGCTCACTATTCTCACAAACTTTATATGGTTTCGGGTCTTCTGTCTCATTTATGTGTCTCATGTATCCTAATATTTCTTCATTTGACACGTAAATATTAATCATTTTAGAAGAAAAAACTTGGTAAACTTAATAAGATGAAGATGTGTTGGAAAATTAAATGGAATTCAGGAtgagacataaaataaaatagagAATCCTGAATCTCACTCTTTTGTGTCATAAACCTATAAGCCCAATTACCACTTCTAGGCAAGAAGATTAAAACATACTCGTATAATTCATCATTTATTCACATGCTCTCAATCTCAACCATAAAATTATGCCATCATCAATACCAACATTTTCGATAGGGATACAATTTGATGATACGATTTAAACGCATGTCATGAATATCACTTTTCATAACTTTACCAGTTAAGTTAGAGTTGACCAATAGCACGGACCAACTCAACCTAAATTCCCTTGCCGTTGAGCCAACATTCTAAAGGTTGTGTCATGGTTGAGTTGGCCGGCCCGACCTATGCCAAGAAACAGTCCGATTAAGGGCGCCAGTTTCTATACCCTATCCAACCCGGCTTGGGCTAGTCTAAGCTAGCCGACATTCTTAATTTCACTTTTTATGACTTTACCAACTAAGTTAAAGTTGACCAATAGAACGGACCAGCTTAACCTAGCTTCCCTTATCGTTAAGCCAACATTTTAAAGTTGGGTCATGGTTGAGTTGGCGTAACCCGACCCGTGCCAAGAGACAATCCAACTAAGGGCCTCAGTTTCTATACCCAATCCAATCCGCCTTGGGCTAGTCTAAGCTAGCCGACATTCTGATAATAAAAAATGAGGTCAAATATATTATACACCACGATCTTTACACAATGACCCGGAAGCGGTTGCGGCCTGAAGATCCCCTCGtcacaataaataaataaataaatactccATAGCATAGTACATAGTCTACATATAGgcgctgtttggtaaacggcatattggccaatttttagcatattcaagggttttagcatgtttgaccaatcaatatgctaattttagtgtttggtaaacagcatatttggggtcaatatcttTGTTTTACAATATCTTTCTTACCCTAAAGATATTGGTTAGcgtattgtaaaataggaaatttttctccattttacaaagaaaactaacaatttactaatcgtaatctgccatttaccaaacactcaaattaattctgctaattataatatgctagtcaaaccttgccatttataatctgcttttgcaatctgcttatgctgaaattaatccgctgtttaccaaacagggcctataGTATAGTCATCTTCACACCAACACCAACCATCCCCACTTCTCAATCATCATATAGTTACATTTTTCCATCAAATCATCAAAAATCCCTTCTTTTTGACTCACTCTTTGTCGGATTTTCTTCATCCTATTAATTTCccaaataaacaaaaaaataaaaaacaaataaaaacagtCTATAATTAACTTGTTTGCTAGCTGTTCAACTGCTCAACAatcaatcaaacaaaaaaaactaaGTCAAATCAATCCAACTTGTCTCCTTTCTGCTTAATCTTGCTTCTGTAAGTCTTTTTACTTAATACCCATCATTTTTATTCCCCAAAGTTTCGATCTTTTTGCTTAAATTCTTGTTTAAAGACGGgaatatccgtcttaaacttaaaatgCGTCGAGTAGGGTAGATGGGATTAATAAATTTATGTCACAAAGTTGCAATCTTGCTCCTGTAATTCTTTGTACTTAATACCCATCAATTTTATGTCTCAAAGTTTTGATTTTTTGCATAAGTTCTTGTTTATCGGTCTTAAACTTGAAACGGGTCAAGGATGGTTGATGGGATAAAGAAAGTTATGTcctaaagttgcaatctttttGTGTATTAATACTTGTTtgtgatttgatttttgtgtgtTTAGGAGTTGCAGTTGTTGAATTGaagaatttgggggtttagggtttgtggGTACTGGTTACTGGGGTAGTGTTTGAAGACATTTCCCTCATTGGTTAGGAAATTGTTTCTTGAAATTCCGCTTTCTCATCTGTATTATCAATAGATCATTGAGAAATGGTGAGATATGAGGGTGTATAGTGTGATTAGAACATGGGTTGTGTGTTTGGGAAAGAGGGTTTAGTTGAAGAAGGTAGACAAAGAAATGGGAGAAAAGAGAATGAGAATTTGAGTGTTGAGTCTGGTAGGAAGGTTGATTTGCCAGTAGCCGATGTCGTTTCGGGTTGGGATGTAGGGAATGAGGGTGAGAATGGTGATGTTAAGTTGAGTAATGGTGCAGATAAAGAGGAGGTTAAAAAGGGTGGGGAGAATGGGGAGGAAGGTGGTGAAAGGGAAGGGAATGTGGGTGAAAGTCGAAAGCCAAGAGAAAAAAGGCGGTCAAAGCCGAATCCTAGGTTGAGTAATCCTTCCAAAGGTATACATGGTGAGCAAGTTGCAGCTGGGTGGCCATCTTGGCTTTCGGCGGTTGCAGCTGAAGCAATTAATGGTTGGGTTCCTCGACGAGCAGATACTTTCGAGAAGATTGATAAGGTAGGAGCTTGTACTTGAATTTAGTTGTGAATTTGGTTTACTAGCTAGCTACATTACTTATACTCGATTAGAAGTACCTATTTTATGAAAAATTCTCATGTTTTGGGTTGAAAATGAAGTGTCGAGTGTTGGACATGGTTACGCTAGGTAGTATGAAGAGTATGAGTAACATAGCTAGCTAGTGTGGCATTTGTATATTTATCATTTGACATTTTCTTTGCTATTATAGATTGGGTCGGGAACGTATAGTAATGTATATAAAGCTAAAGATTCATTGACTGGGAAGATTGTTGCACTTAAAAAGGTTCGCTTTGACAATTTGGAGCCTGAGAGTGTAAAATTCATGGCGCGAGAGATTTTGATCTTACGTAGGTTAGACCATCCTAACGTTATAAAGCTTGAAGGTTTGGTAACATCAAGGATGTCTTGTAGTTTGTACTTGGTGTTTGAGTACATGGAACACGATTTAGCCGGGCTTGCTGCAAGTCCGGATATTAAGTTTACAGAGCCTCAGGTTAGTGATAAACTATCTTTTTGCGTTGAAGTATTTTATCTGtagttttgaatttatttggtaACTTTAGGTCCTAGTAAATTAGTTACTGTACTGCAGGTAAAATGTTACATGCACCAGTTGATCTCTGGGCTAGAGCACTGCCACAACCGTTATGTGCTTCACCGTGATATAAAAGGGTCAAATCTTCTCCTTGACAACGAAGGAGTACTTAAGATAGCTGATTTTGGATTGGCGACTTTCTTTGATCCAAGTAAAAAGCATCCTATGACGAGTCGTGTTGTCACTTTATGGTATCGAGCTCCTGAGCTGCTTCTTGGTGCAACTGATTATGGCGTTGGAATCGATCTTTGGAGTGCGGGCTGCATCTTGGCTGAGTTGTTCGCTGGGAGGCCTATCATGCCTGGCCGAACTGAGGTAAACTTTCATTGTCTTATTTGTTACCCCAATACTCCGTAATATATAGGTAATTGAGATCTGGCCATTTGATGTGAATCTGCTTGTATAGGTTGTTTACTCTTTTGGACGTTATATCTTAATAATTTACTGCATCTGGGTTTTTTATCTATTGTCGTTCAAATTTTGCCAGGATTGTTATACCTTAGTAATTAGTATGCTTCTTGCTAATACATTAAGTTTTTTTCCACGCTTTAGGATTTATATCAAGCTCTCAAAATTTCATCAAAACAATACGCCCTTGGTTCTTTCTTACAACTTGTAAGTCGTTTTAGCATATTGCACATGAATTAAGAAAGATTTTGGGAAACTTGAACCTTAGTTTAAAAAAACGCGCCTTGGATGAGGCACTAGCCAAAACGCCTCCGCCCCTTTTAGGTGCGCCTTTTAGGCAAGGCTCACCTTACAAGGCTAACTAGTACACACTTTCCATATCATTTAGACCAAGGTCACTGTTTCTTGTCCCCATTATTCCTAACTTTACTCCTTGACATGTTAGCCAATTTGAAAACTCCTAAAAAGGCTATTGTTGCCAAAAATTTATTTGGAAATTACAAATTTGTTATCAAAAAGAGGGCGCCTCGTGTCAAAAAGGCACGCGCCTTCGCCTTGCGCTTTGCGCCTTGTCGCCTCAGCCCCTTAGCGCCTCGGTTCGCCTTGCGCATTTTTAAACTAAGACTTGAACTACAAATTATGTAAAGTTATTAACCTTTGGAAATGGGATGATTGACTTTTTACACCAATCAAACGTATGAAAATACATAGTTAACCTCTATTAATGCACTTCATTATTTTTTTTCTCCCCAAAAGGGTATATGCAACACATAGGGAAATGCATAATGACTAATAATTTTTTCTGCTTTTCTCTAAATCGACTTATAAtataatggagggagtaataaacaAGCCAAGTTCTGTAAATAATACTGTTCCAAGAATCCAAGCACACTGTTTGTTTTAGTATTTTCTAAAATCATCCATGTTCATTTCAGGTGGTTTTAACCTTACTTAAAGCTTTCTGCATTAGAACATTTAGTATCCGTAGAATTAGCTCTGTCATCTCCGTTATAATACACAAACTTATATAAGACGATCTCATATGTGAGACACTTAGACCACCCCATGACCTTGTACTTGAACGAGGGACTCGGGAGAAGTTCCGCTGATCTCATAGAAAACTCGCTTCTTTATAAGAAGCTGCAAGCTAGAATCCAATCTACTTCTGTATGACGACATGGAACTCCAGGCTGTTCTCTTTCATATAGTCACTTGAATTGCTTGCTGTAAAGTGTAATACATATATGATGATGTTTTTATTGGCCTTAGGTGGAGCAACTGCATAAGATATATAAGCTATGTGGTTCACCTTCTGATGATTATTGGAAGAAATCAAAGTTGCCCAATGCAACCATATTCAAGCCACGAGAACCATACAAAAGATCCATACGAGAGACCTATAAAAACTTCCCACCATCAGCATTGTCTTTAGTTGATACTCTTCTTGCAATTGATCCAAATGAACGCTTAACTGCCACAGATGCTTTGAACGGCGATGTAAGTTTTTGTCTCTCATGACAGACAGTTTTCATTCAGCTTGATATGTTCTGTTATATGGTTCATCTCGTCATTCCAACATGACGTCGCCTCAGTGAAGAGTATGTTGTGTATCGTAGTTCGTAAGTACTAAAAAAGGATCATTTTATATGTGAGGGATTAGGCTACCAGATTTTGTTTCT
Protein-coding sequences here:
- the LOC141622708 gene encoding putative nucleolar protein 5-2, with protein sequence MLLLFETSPGFALFKVLDEGKLSQIEEIEKEFASSDLARKVVKLKAFDKFENTTEALSAATLLSEGKASKGLRKFLKAHCSGETLAVADSKLGYAIKEKLQIDCIHNNGVMELMRGIRFQLTELISGLGPQDLAPMSLGLSHSLSRYKLKFSPEKVDTMIIQAIGLLDDLDKELNTYAMRVREWYGWHFPELSKIVQDNILYAKAVKLMGNRVNAAMLDFSEVLPEEVEAELKEASVISMGTEVSDLDLVNIKQLCDQVLSLSEYRAQLYDYLKTRMNTIAPNLTALVGELVGARLIAHGGSLVNLAKQPGSTVQILGAEKALFRALKTKHATPKYGLIYHASLIGQTAPKHKGKVARTLAAKAALAIRYDALGDNPDGSMGLANRAKLEARLRNLEGRELGKSAGSAKGKSNIEVYDKDRKKGAGALITPAKTYNPAADSIFSKNDVKKKHADTDVEPETKKEKKKKKKQAENEEEEKETKKKRKHADITETSEPIKVKKDKKKKKGSE
- the LOC141619614 gene encoding putative serine/threonine-protein kinase At1g54610 isoform X1; the encoded protein is MGCVFGKEGLVEEGRQRNGRKENENLSVESGRKVDLPVADVVSGWDVGNEGENGDVKLSNGADKEEVKKGGENGEEGGEREGNVGESRKPREKRRSKPNPRLSNPSKGIHGEQVAAGWPSWLSAVAAEAINGWVPRRADTFEKIDKIGSGTYSNVYKAKDSLTGKIVALKKVRFDNLEPESVKFMAREILILRRLDHPNVIKLEGLVTSRMSCSLYLVFEYMEHDLAGLAASPDIKFTEPQVKCYMHQLISGLEHCHNRYVLHRDIKGSNLLLDNEGVLKIADFGLATFFDPSKKHPMTSRVVTLWYRAPELLLGATDYGVGIDLWSAGCILAELFAGRPIMPGRTEVEQLHKIYKLCGSPSDDYWKKSKLPNATIFKPREPYKRSIRETYKNFPPSALSLVDTLLAIDPNERLTATDALNGDFFNTEPLACDPSTLPKYPPTKEMDAKRRDDEARRQRAASKAQGDGTKKTRTRDRPRAMPAPEANAELQANLDQRRRMITHANAKSKSEKFPPPHQDGGLGYPLGVSGHFDPANIPTDIPYSTTSFTYSKGGAGHHWSGPLVDPASAGGPRRKKKNVVEGNEIMSAGRRDTSKSSRARER
- the LOC141619614 gene encoding putative serine/threonine-protein kinase At1g54610 isoform X2, with protein sequence MGCVFGKEGLVEEGRQRNGRKENENLSVESGRKVDLPVADVVSGWDVGNEGENGDVKLSNGADKEEVKKGGENGEEGGEREGNVGESRKPREKRRSKPNPRLSNPSKGIHGEQVAAGWPSWLSAVAAEAINGWVPRRADTFEKIDKIGSGTYSNVYKAKDSLTGKIVALKKVRFDNLEPESVKFMAREILILRRLDHPNVIKLEGLVTSRMSCSLYLVFEYMEHDLAGLAASPDIKFTEPQVKCYMHQLISGLEHCHNRYVLHRDIKGSNLLLDNEGVLKIADFGLATFFDPSKKHPMTSRVVTLWYRAPELLLGATDYGVGIDLWSAGCILAELFAGRPIMPGRTEVEQLHKIYKLCGSPSDDYWKKSKLPNATIFKPREPYKRSIRETYKNFPPSALSLVDTLLAIDPNERLTATDALNGDFFNTEPLACDPSTLPKYPPTKEMDAKRRDDEARRQRAASKAQGDGTKKTRTRDRPRAMPAPEANAELQANLDQRRRMITHANAKSKSEKFPPPHQDGGLGYPLGVSGHFDPANIPTDIPYSTTSFTYSKGGAGHHWSGPLVDPASAGGPRRKKKNVVEGNEIMSAGRRDTSKSSRARER